From Sutcliffiella horikoshii, a single genomic window includes:
- a CDS encoding Fur-regulated basic protein FbpA: MFPLSLLRKQVESRKTYIIEQLLRKGVYKKDNTQLYELTLNELEEAYKSYIGGADL, from the coding sequence GTGTTTCCTTTGTCTTTATTACGAAAGCAAGTCGAGTCTCGAAAGACATATATTATAGAGCAGCTCTTACGTAAGGGCGTTTACAAAAAAGATAATACGCAACTATATGAACTTACGCTTAACGAGTTAGAAGAAGCATATAAATCCTATATAGGAGGTGCTGACCTTTGA